In Syngnathus acus chromosome 5, fSynAcu1.2, whole genome shotgun sequence, a genomic segment contains:
- the thumpd3 gene encoding THUMP domain-containing protein 3, protein MFSSEDGGPVEVESISSATIGATVPTGFEHTAAEEVHEKIGVEARISKDRGRIYFTVTTDKLFQVHQLRSVDNLFVVVEEYDQYQFKESKDETLAELQQLASKLPWTNALEVWKLNRTLKKRKSQRKGANGTKVKPSDDVGDTTVVEGESQEQTEGAPPADDPNTTEEAPDAETSTQDSEEAAPDAKVTKFRVTCNRAGDKHSFSSNEAARDFGGAVQEFFQWKADMTKFDIEVLLNIHHTEVVIGIALTEESLHRRNISHFGPTTLRSTLCYGMLRLCKPQPSDIILDPMCGTGAIPLEGAIEFPASFYISGDNNDMAVNRTVNNVCHIQKRKADKGSAPGLPIDTVRWDLCSLPVRSSSIDIIITDMPFGKRMGSRKKNWDLYPSCLREMARVCKPTSGKAVLLTQDKKCFSKAVSRMGGLWRKQHTVWVNVGGLHAGVFLLRRTGAVFGQTPEDVYESQGMTRIQGDQEDSQRS, encoded by the exons ATGTTCTCCTCTGAAGACGGCGGTCCCGTTGAAGTTGAGTCCATCAGCAGCGCCACCATTGGGGCGACGGTACCCACTGGGTTCGAACACACGGCTGCAGAGGAGGTTCACGAGAAGATTGGTGTAGAAGCGCGCATAAGCAAAGACCGTGGTCGTATTTACTTCACCGTTACTACTGACAAGCTCTTCCAG GTTCATCAGCTGAGGTCTGTGGACAACCTGTTTGTGGTTGTAGAGGAATATGATCAGTACCAGTTTAAAGAATCTAAG GACGAGACACTGGCAGAGCTGCAGCAGCTTGCCTCCAAGCTCCCATGGACCAACGCCTTGGAGGTGTGGAAATTAAACCgcactttgaaaaaaagaaaaagccaacGTAAAGGAGCCAATGGCACCAAAGTCAAACCCAGCGACGATGTCGGAGACACAACCGTGGTTGAGGGCGAGTCGCAGGAGCAAACAGAGGGAGCGCCTCCAGCTGACGACCCAAACACGACAGAAGAGGCGCCCGACGCCGAGACCAGCACTCAGGACTCTGAGGAAGCAGCACCCGACGCTAAAGTCACGAAGTTCCGTGTGACTTGTAACCGGGCCGGTGACAAGCACAGCTTTTCCTCCAATGAGGCAGCTCGAGATTTTGGTGGGGCGGTGCAAGAGTTTTTCCAGTGGAAAGCCGACATGACCAAGTTTGACATTGAG GTCTTATTAAATATACATCATACCGAAGTGGTGATTGGCATCGCACTCACTGAGGAGAGTCTTCACAGAAGAAACATCAGCCACTTTGGACCCACCACACTCCGGTCTACTTTGTGCTATGGCATGCTCAG GTTGTGTAAACCTCAACCATCCGATATTATCCTTGATCCAATGTGTGGGACTGGTGCAATCCCTTTGGAG GGGGCAATAGAGTTTCCGGcatctttttatatttctgGAGACAACAATGATATGGCTGTAAACCGCACGGTCAACAATGTGTGTCATATTCAAAAAAGGAAGGCGGACAAGGGCAG TGCCCCTGGGCTGCCCATTGACACTGTCCGCTGGGATTTGTGCAGTTTACCCGTGAGGTCCAGCTCaattgacatcatcatcactgaCATGCCCTTTGGGAAGAG GATGGGCTCCAGGAAGAAGAACTGGGACCTTTACCCATCCTGCCTTAGAGAAATGGCCCGCGTATGCAAACCGACCTCTGGGAAGGCTGTGCTGTTGACACAGGACAAGAAATGCTTTTCAAAG GCCGTGTCCAGAATGGGGGGATTGTGGAGGAAGCAGCACACTGTTTGGGTCAACGTTGGCGGTTTACACGCTGGAGTGTTCCTGCTCAGGCGGACCGGCGCCGTGTTTGGCCAAACTCCTGAAGATGTGTATGAATCACAAGGGATGACACGAATACAAGGAGATCAAGAAGACAGTCAGCGTTCTTAG
- the LOC119122620 gene encoding prostacyclin synthase-like: protein MIWTVFLLVQAVLLYLLVTHRSRSESDPPLDKGAIPWLGHAIEFGKDAAKFLNRMKQKHGDIFTVRVVGRYVTVLLDPHSYDCVINDSDSLDFEGYADVLMERIFKLRLPHRQPAQTKALMKQHFRGMNLATLNETMCRHLEALLKAEIPPNRKYWKQKELFDFSYGLLFKAGYLTLFGGEQNNSSADPTSVYDEYRKFDNLLTKLARRTLKRDESRTAQNARHRLWELLTPASQTEDSGSHAWIYAYRRLLQREGVDEEMQKRAVLMQLWATQGNVGPAAFWLLGFLLTNPEALSAVRSEFKQIAQMETSGTSLLHSRGNTPVFDSALEETLRLTAAPFITREVVQEKSIQMANGQKYHLRKGDRVCLFPFTSPQMDPEIHPEPQKFQFDRFLNKDGSAKKDFYKGGRKLKYYTMPWGAGAHGCVGKQFAINTIRQFVYLVLDMDLELCDINAQMPEINTSRYGFGMLQPKGDLLVRMKARKTN, encoded by the exons ATGATCTGGACTGTCTTCCTACTGGTTCAAGCGGTGCTACTCTACCTCCTCGTCACACACAGATCCAG GTCCGAGAGTGATCCACCTCTTGACAAAGGTGCGATCCCGTGGCTGGGTCATGCGATTGAATTTGGAAAAGACGCAGCCAAGTTCTTGAATCGAATGAAACAGAAGCATGGCGACATCTTTACA GTGCGCGTCGTAGGGCGCTACGTGACCGTGCTGCTGGATCCTCACTCATACGACTGCGTGATCAACGACAGCGACTCGCTAGACTTTGAGGGCTATGCCGATGTGCTCATGGAGAGAATTTTCAAGTTGCGCCTGCCGCATCGCCAACCCGCTCAGACAAAAGCGCTGATGAAACA GCACTTCCGAGGAATGAATTTGGCCACCTTAAACGAAACCATGTGCAGACACCTGGAGGCCTTGCTGAAAGCCGAGATCCCTCCGAACCGGAAATACTGGAAACAGAAGGAACTTTTCGACTTCTCATACGGCCTTCTCTTCAA gGCGGGTTACCTGACGCTTTTCGGAGGAGAACAGAATAATAGTAGTGCCGATCCTACGAGTGTCTATGACGAGTACCGCAAGTTTGACAACCTCCTAACCAAGCTTGcaagaagaaccttgaagcgAG ATGAAAGCAGGACAGCTCAGAATGCTCGTCACAGGTTGTGGGAACTTTTGACCCCGGCGAGTCAGACGGAGGACTCTGGGTCACACGCGTGGATTTACGCCTATAGGCGACTTCTGCAGCGTGAAGGAGTGGACGAGGAGATGCAGAAGCGGGCTGTACTGATGCAACTTTGGGCCACTCAA GGTAACGTCGGCCCCGCCGCCTTTTGGCTTTTAGGATTCTTGTTGACAAATCCTGAAGCGCTGAGTGCTGTGAGGAGCGAGTTCAAGCAGATTGCCCAGATGGAAACATCAGGAACTTCTCTTCTCCACTCCCGTGGAAACACCCCAGTTTTCG ACAGTGCCTTGGAGGAGACTCTTCGACTCACTGCTGCCCCCTTCATCACCAGAGAGGTAGTGCAGGAGAAAAGCATTCAAATGGCTAATGGTCAAAAGTACCATCTGCGAAAAGGAGACCGGGTGTGCTTGTTCCCGTTCACCAGCCCTCAAATGGACCCTGAGATTCACCCAGAGCCACAG AAGTTCCAGTTTGACCGCTTTCTGAATAAGGATGGATCGGCTAAGAAGGATTTTTACAAAGGAGGTAGAAAGTTGAAATATTACACCATGCCGTGGGGCGCAGGCGCACACGGCTGTGTGGGAAAGCAGTTTGCCATCAATACCATCAGACA GTTTGTGTACTTGGTGTTGGATATGGATTTGGAATTGTGTGACATCAATGCTCAGATGCCGGAGATAAACACCAGCCGTTATGGATTCGGTATGCTCCAACCAAAGGGAGACTTGTTGGTGCGCATGAAAGCCAGGAAGACGAACTAG